The sequence CTAGCCGGGACCGTAAGACAATTGTGGCCTTTGATATATCCTTGACACTCCATATACTGACCTCTGCCAGGTAAACAAAAAATCACCGACCAGATCGCCCAGCTAAAGTACAAGGAACCCAACTCTCCCAAGATCGTGGTGCTGGAACAGGAGCTAGTCCGCGCCGAGGCCGAATCGCTCGTGGCAGAGGCCCAGCTCTCCAATATCACACGCGAAAAGGTCAAAGCTGCTTATTCTTACCAGTTCGATGCCCTCCGCGAACACTGCGAGAAGGTTGCCATTATTGCCGGCTACGGAAAACACCTCCTCGAGCTGATCGACGACACTCCCGTGACTCCTGGCGAAACCCGAGCGGCGTATGACGGCTATGAAGCCAGCAAGGCCATCATCCAAGACTGCGAAGATGCCCTTACCAACTGGGTCACCGCCAATGCCGCCGTGAGCTCCAAGCTCTCTACCCGATCGCGAACTTTGTCTCAGCGACGCCGTAATACTATCCAAGCCAGAGAAGAGGGCCACGACTTATCTCATCAGGATGTACCGCTGAACGACAACCAGTCATGGGAAGCGCGAGGTGTAGAACCTGAAagcgaagcagaagaggaggaggaggaagaggaggagcgtCACCACTCTGTTATAGGCAGTGACGGTGGTATGAATGGTGAGACACGAGGCCGATCCCAAGAAGTTCTCGCGGCTTAAGACGCCCGGCAACATATTAcacaacaaagaaaagaaaaactaaagaaaaataaaagctaggGGCAGGTAAATGAGATCCTCGGGCTTGGAAAGCAGGGGCTAATACCAGTAATGTCGTCGATTTGAATGCCGCTAACTTGGCGGAGGAGTTTTGGACAAGGCTGGGTTTATCGCTTGGCTGGGTAAATTTGCTTTAATACTCTTATCGGATAGCTCTTTGGCGCGCGGCTATTCACTAATACCTCTGTGAGAGTTGTAAAATCTTTTATCTGGATGAGAATAACTCCTTAAATATACTCGTCTATGTATCCATCGCTGTGTGGTCCTGATATTCCCATCAAAGTATATGTCAACCGTTTAAACGCCGTCCCGCAATTGCAGTGAAAATCAAAGTCCCCGGTCCATAACGTAAAATGTATCGATACAGTATTCCTTTCGTAAAATAATGCCAATTAGGATTTCATTTGGCTCAAAAATTGCTCGACTTCCATCTTCACAATGTACTGTCCGGGAACGACGATGAGGCCGAGGTATCGAGACGTCATGTCTAGGGAGACCGAGTCGCCAGAAGCATttgccgcagcagcaccgaGTTCCTCTTTCGAAGGTTGTCGGTATTCATGTGTATTGCCCAACACGAGGTTCATGTCCTATAGCATCGGTGGCGAGGTTAGCATTCCACGTCATGATGTAAATGCCGATGCTCATAGTTATGGCTGCGGGGGGAACAAA comes from Trichoderma asperellum chromosome 3, complete sequence and encodes:
- the PIL1 gene encoding Eisosome core component (EggNog:ENOG41), with product MHRTYSMRQTRAPTASQLQSPPPPPSSTKSGRFFGKGSLGHALRGRAGGAFGPDLAKKLSQLVKMEKNVMRSLELVARERMDVAQQLSLWGEATDEDVSDVTDKIGVLLYEIGELEDQYVDRYDQYRITMKSIRNIEASVQPSRDRKQKITDQIAQLKYKEPNSPKIVVLEQELVRAEAESLVAEAQLSNITREKVKAAYSYQFDALREHCEKVAIIAGYGKHLLELIDDTPVTPGETRAAYDGYEASKAIIQDCEDALTNWVTANAAVSSKLSTRSRTLSQRRRNTIQAREEGHDLSHQDVPLNDNQSWEARGVEPESEAEEEEEEEEERHHSVIGSDGGMNGETRGRSQEVLAA